The following are from one region of the Nostoc sp. 'Peltigera membranacea cyanobiont' N6 genome:
- a CDS encoding MobC family plasmid mobilization relaxosome protein has translation MPFAYGKPRFARTTGLPKGEVSPLWKPPLIPPSVMRPKLSKNLLRTKTLEARVNAIEHEMIKLKAQDAGLSIAELTRRSVLLKPLPKRLSKITLATYRELVRIGSNINQLTRATNTAIKMGLRPPADPEQLKQLQKLLQQIGRELSQIETEITDDDDVDDDGDQEDWE, from the coding sequence GTGCCTTTTGCCTACGGCAAACCTCGCTTCGCTCGGACGACAGGCTTGCCAAAGGGGGAAGTGTCCCCGCTTTGGAAACCCCCTCTCATACCTCCCTCAGTTATGCGCCCAAAACTGTCAAAAAACCTGCTTCGTACTAAGACATTAGAAGCTCGTGTCAATGCAATCGAACACGAGATGATTAAGTTGAAAGCACAAGACGCGGGACTAAGCATAGCTGAATTAACCAGACGCAGTGTTTTACTAAAACCACTGCCCAAACGACTGAGCAAAATAACCCTGGCAACTTATAGAGAATTAGTCCGCATCGGCAGTAATATTAATCAACTCACCAGAGCTACAAACACAGCTATTAAAATGGGACTGCGACCACCCGCAGATCCAGAACAACTAAAACAGTTACAAAAACTCTTACAACAAATTGGTCGGGAACTGTCCCAAATTGAAACTGAAATTACCGATGATGATGACGTTGACGACGACGGAGATCAGGAGGACTGGGAGTAA